A genome region from Thermoanaerobacterium xylanolyticum LX-11 includes the following:
- a CDS encoding ABC transporter substrate-binding protein: MKRSIFVLAAFFIISFAISGCQSKTTSTGSTGKMITIGITQIVEHPALDSAREGFIKALKDNGYEEGKNVTYIKENAQGDMSTAETIAKKFVDKNVDLIFSIATPTTQAVKKATSTIPIVFTAVTDPVAAGLVKSLDNPGGNVTGTSDMEPINDQLKLIKDLVPNAKRIGIIYNAGEVNSTVQVKIAKDDAAKLGFSVKEATVSNSSEVSQAAQSLVGKVDAIWLPTDNTVASSVAAIIKVTNSAKIPVIAAEKGMVEGGSLATLGISYSDLGYQAGLMAIKILKGEKPANIKVETAKNLQLILNQKEADAIGFKIPDSIMKKAQEVIK, translated from the coding sequence ATGAAAAGGTCTATCTTTGTTTTGGCAGCTTTTTTTATAATATCTTTTGCTATATCTGGATGCCAAAGCAAGACAACATCCACTGGTAGCACGGGAAAAATGATAACAATCGGTATCACACAGATAGTTGAACATCCAGCGCTTGATAGCGCAAGAGAAGGGTTTATAAAAGCTTTGAAAGACAATGGCTATGAAGAAGGGAAGAATGTCACCTATATCAAGGAAAACGCTCAAGGTGATATGTCGACGGCTGAAACAATAGCCAAAAAGTTCGTTGATAAAAATGTCGATTTAATTTTTTCCATAGCAACGCCTACTACACAGGCAGTTAAAAAAGCCACTTCTACTATTCCAATCGTGTTTACTGCTGTTACAGATCCTGTCGCTGCTGGGCTTGTAAAATCGTTGGATAATCCTGGCGGAAATGTGACAGGTACTTCCGATATGGAGCCTATAAATGATCAGTTAAAGTTGATAAAGGACTTGGTTCCAAATGCTAAAAGAATAGGGATAATATACAATGCAGGTGAAGTCAATTCTACAGTTCAGGTGAAGATTGCGAAAGACGATGCAGCAAAATTAGGCTTTAGCGTAAAAGAAGCTACTGTATCAAATAGCAGCGAAGTCAGCCAAGCGGCACAATCTTTAGTAGGGAAAGTTGATGCCATATGGCTTCCGACAGACAATACTGTTGCTTCTTCTGTTGCGGCTATAATAAAGGTCACCAATTCAGCGAAGATACCTGTAATAGCTGCAGAGAAAGGAATGGTTGAAGGCGGTTCATTGGCTACACTTGGCATAAGCTACAGCGATTTAGGCTATCAGGCAGGTTTGATGGCTATTAAGATTTTAAAAGGTGAAAAGCCTGCCAATATAAAAGTGGAAACTGCTAAGAATCTGCAGCTTATACTAAACCAAAAAGAAGCAGATGCAATTGGTTTTAAAATACCAGATTCTATCATGAAGAAAGCACAAGAGGTCATCAAATAA
- a CDS encoding ABC transporter permease, with product MSFAISTLEQGLVYGIMALGVYISFKIINFADLTVEGSFTLGAAVTAKLITSGANPVFSIFISIIAGGLAGLITGFLNTKLKITELLAGILTMTALYSINLRIMGKSNIPMLSNRSIFDYFDFAGSYKNILFFGLIVVFMLLLTNYFLQTRTGFALRATGNNQQMVRSMGINTNATITLGLVISNAYIALAGSLVSQYQGFADAGMGIGTLVAGLASVIIGEVLIRERNILWAVISAVVGSIVYRSAIAIALTIGFNPTDLKLLTAILVVVALSLPGLKKIVLSSN from the coding sequence ATGTCTTTTGCCATTTCTACATTAGAGCAGGGGCTTGTCTACGGCATAATGGCACTTGGTGTCTATATATCTTTTAAGATAATAAATTTTGCTGATTTGACTGTAGAGGGCAGCTTCACTTTAGGGGCTGCCGTCACAGCAAAACTCATAACAAGTGGTGCAAACCCTGTTTTTTCTATTTTTATTTCCATCATTGCTGGGGGATTAGCCGGCTTAATCACTGGATTTTTGAATACGAAGCTAAAAATCACGGAGTTATTAGCAGGTATACTTACGATGACTGCTCTTTACTCTATAAACTTGCGCATAATGGGAAAGTCAAACATACCTATGCTTAGCAATAGATCTATATTTGACTACTTTGATTTTGCAGGAAGCTATAAAAACATACTATTTTTTGGACTTATTGTCGTTTTTATGTTGCTTTTGACAAATTATTTTTTGCAGACGCGGACGGGATTTGCGCTGAGAGCCACAGGAAACAACCAGCAAATGGTTCGCAGCATGGGAATAAACACAAATGCTACGATTACGTTGGGACTTGTAATATCAAATGCTTATATTGCTTTGGCAGGATCGTTAGTGTCGCAGTATCAAGGCTTTGCCGATGCTGGCATGGGCATTGGAACACTTGTTGCAGGACTTGCTTCTGTCATTATCGGTGAAGTGTTGATAAGAGAGAGAAATATATTGTGGGCAGTGATTTCTGCCGTCGTAGGATCGATAGTCTACAGAAGTGCAATAGCAATAGCTCTTACAATAGGATTTAATCCGACGGATCTAAAACTTTTGACTGCTATCTTAGTAGTTGTGGCATTGTCGTTGCCTGGATTAAAGAAAATTGTTTTAAGCTCTAACTGA
- a CDS encoding ABC transporter ATP-binding protein — protein sequence MLKLIDVDKYFYKNTPNEIQVFNKLNLEVDDGDFITIVGSNGAGKSTLLNLIAGAYPVDSGSVVIDDLDVTSYPEYKRSRYIGRVFQNPLLGTAPSMTIDENLSIAYSKGTGLNLKKGLNKKNREFFKEKLAELGLGLENRLKTKVGLLSGGQRQALTLLMATFAKPKLLLLDEHTAALDPRTANIINEITNKIIYENRLTTLMVTHNLEHALEFGNRIIMMHQGRIVLDLKEEKKNLTVDKLLKMFNEVNGAEFVDDRVMLA from the coding sequence ATGTTAAAGCTTATAGATGTGGATAAATATTTCTATAAAAATACCCCTAATGAGATTCAGGTATTCAATAAATTGAATCTCGAAGTAGATGACGGTGATTTTATAACGATTGTGGGCAGCAATGGCGCAGGCAAATCTACGCTTCTCAATCTGATAGCTGGAGCGTATCCTGTTGACAGTGGTTCTGTCGTCATCGATGATTTGGATGTGACATCGTATCCTGAATATAAAAGGTCCAGATATATAGGCAGGGTATTTCAAAACCCTCTTTTAGGAACAGCTCCATCTATGACGATTGATGAAAATTTATCAATTGCTTATTCAAAAGGTACTGGACTAAACCTTAAAAAGGGTCTTAACAAGAAAAATAGAGAATTTTTTAAGGAAAAGCTGGCGGAATTAGGATTAGGACTTGAAAACAGATTGAAGACAAAAGTTGGGCTTTTATCTGGAGGACAGAGGCAAGCATTGACGCTTCTTATGGCTACATTTGCAAAGCCTAAACTGCTTTTGTTGGATGAGCATACTGCTGCGTTAGATCCAAGGACTGCCAATATAATAAATGAAATTACAAATAAGATCATTTACGAGAACAGGTTGACTACGCTTATGGTCACTCACAATCTGGAGCATGCTTTAGAATTTGGAAATAGGATAATAATGATGCATCAAGGACGTATCGTGCTTGATTTGAAGGAAGAAAAGAAAAATCTTACTGTAGATAAGCTTTTAAAGATGTTTAATGAGGTCAATGGTGCAGAATTTGTGGACGATAGGGTGATGTTGGCATAG
- a CDS encoding S8 family peptidase — protein sequence MDIISALILSSVIQSLYPKSKIDSRLLRKASTYRSECVSAIVYSNLPYDALKKKIESIGGTIKYELPIINGWAVNIPCNKLNSIAKNKGIKFIAEDSTVKTQLNIATQEIKSREANDHGYTGKGVTIAFLDTGIYPHPDFTKPKNRIIAFHDIVNGKKSPYDDNGHGTHVAGDAASSGYLSDGKYKGVAPEANIVSIKVLDSRGSGSTSDILTGMQWILDNRDKYNIRIVSLSIGETPSLPPFLDPLVKGVDKLWRSGLVVVVAAGNSGPSINSVTSPGNSMNVITVGAVDDKRTVDTSDDEIANFSGRGSAFLPKPDVVAPGVKIVSTASGNVPLGTDDNILLNKSYRTASGTSMATPIVAGAAALLLEKNPSLTNYQVKNILKSTTTNVDHYRYYSQGYGMINIEMALKKV from the coding sequence ATGGATATAATTTCTGCTCTAATTTTGTCAAGTGTTATTCAAAGCCTTTATCCCAAAAGCAAAATAGACTCAAGGCTACTACGAAAAGCTTCCACATATAGAAGTGAGTGTGTTAGCGCTATTGTGTATTCCAACTTGCCGTACGATGCGCTTAAAAAGAAGATAGAATCAATTGGAGGAACGATAAAGTACGAACTGCCTATTATTAACGGTTGGGCTGTAAACATACCTTGCAACAAGCTAAACAGTATCGCAAAAAATAAAGGTATCAAATTTATAGCCGAAGATTCAACTGTAAAAACACAGCTTAACATTGCCACACAAGAAATCAAATCAAGAGAGGCAAATGATCATGGATACACTGGTAAAGGCGTCACAATCGCTTTTTTAGACACGGGAATTTACCCTCACCCAGACTTTACCAAGCCAAAAAACAGGATAATTGCATTCCACGACATTGTAAACGGGAAAAAAAGTCCATACGATGACAACGGCCATGGCACACATGTAGCAGGTGATGCCGCATCCAGTGGTTATTTATCAGATGGAAAGTACAAAGGTGTAGCGCCTGAAGCAAATATAGTATCAATAAAAGTTTTGGATTCCAGAGGCAGCGGCTCAACATCAGATATATTGACAGGTATGCAGTGGATACTTGACAACAGAGATAAATACAATATAAGAATCGTATCGCTTTCCATCGGTGAAACGCCATCATTGCCGCCTTTTTTAGACCCACTTGTCAAAGGAGTGGATAAACTCTGGAGAAGTGGCTTAGTTGTTGTAGTAGCAGCCGGTAATTCAGGACCATCTATAAATTCCGTCACATCGCCAGGAAACAGCATGAATGTTATAACAGTTGGTGCAGTTGATGACAAAAGAACCGTTGACACTTCAGACGATGAAATTGCTAATTTTTCAGGAAGAGGATCTGCATTCTTGCCGAAACCTGACGTAGTAGCACCCGGTGTAAAGATCGTATCAACTGCATCAGGGAATGTGCCTTTAGGGACTGACGACAACATCCTTCTCAACAAATCGTACAGAACAGCGTCTGGCACATCAATGGCAACACCAATTGTAGCAGGTGCTGCCGCACTTCTTTTGGAGAAAAACCCATCATTGACAAATTACCAAGTAAAAAATATTTTAAAGTCGACTACAACAAATGTTGACCACTACAGGTATTATTCACAAGGATATGGAATGATAAATATAGAAATGGCATTAAAAAAAGTATGA
- the groES gene encoding co-chaperone GroES, translating to MRLKPLGDRVVVKVTEAEEVTKGGIVLPGTAKEKPQQGEVLAVGSGEYIDGKRVELEVKVGDKVIFSKYAGTEVKLDGEEYLLLRQSDILAVVE from the coding sequence ATGAGATTAAAACCACTTGGTGACAGAGTTGTAGTAAAGGTTACTGAAGCCGAAGAGGTAACAAAAGGCGGCATTGTATTGCCTGGCACTGCAAAAGAAAAACCTCAACAAGGTGAAGTACTTGCTGTCGGCTCTGGTGAATACATAGATGGGAAAAGAGTCGAGCTGGAAGTGAAAGTTGGAGACAAAGTAATATTCTCAAAGTACGCTGGCACAGAAGTAAAACTTGATGGAGAAGAATATCTTCTCTTAAGGCAGAGCGATATATTAGCTGTAGTAGAATAA
- the groL gene encoding chaperonin GroEL (60 kDa chaperone family; promotes refolding of misfolded polypeptides especially under stressful conditions; forms two stacked rings of heptamers to form a barrel-shaped 14mer; ends can be capped by GroES; misfolded proteins enter the barrel where they are refolded when GroES binds) — MAKKILYGEDARKALERGVNAVANTVKVTLGPRGRNVVLDKKYGSPTITNDGVTIAREIELEDPFENQGAQLLKEVATKTNDVAGDGTTTATVLAQAMVLEGLRNLAAGANPMLLRRGMAKAVDAAVEGLKNISKPVEGKDSIAHVASISAADEEIGNLIAEAMDKVGKDGVITVEESKSMNTTIEIVEGMQFDRGYISQYMVTDTDKMEAVLDDPLILITDKKLSNIQDLLPLLEQVVQQGRKLLIIADDVEGEALATLVVNKLRGTFTCVAVKAPGFGDRRKEMLQDIAILTGGQVISEEVGLDLKEAKIDMLGRARQVKVTKENTTIVDGAGNAADIKNRINQIKVQIEETTSDYDREKLQERLAKLSGGVAVIQAGAATETELKEKKHRIEDALSATRAAVEEGIVPGGGTALLDVIPEVQKVVDSLEGDFRTGAQIVLRALEEPVRQIARNAGVDGSVIIEKIKESKDPAFGYDAYKEEFVDMLKAGIVDPTKVTRSALQNAASVASMILTTEAVVADIPEKNPPAPAPGAGMDMM; from the coding sequence ATGGCAAAGAAAATTTTGTACGGTGAAGATGCAAGAAAGGCTTTGGAAAGAGGCGTAAATGCTGTTGCCAACACAGTTAAAGTAACATTAGGACCAAGAGGCCGTAATGTTGTTTTAGATAAAAAATATGGTTCACCAACAATTACAAACGATGGTGTTACAATCGCAAGGGAAATTGAATTAGAAGATCCTTTTGAAAATCAAGGCGCACAGCTTTTAAAGGAAGTTGCAACAAAGACAAATGATGTAGCTGGCGATGGTACGACAACAGCTACTGTATTAGCACAAGCCATGGTATTGGAAGGTTTAAGGAATTTAGCTGCTGGCGCAAACCCAATGCTTTTAAGACGCGGCATGGCAAAAGCTGTCGATGCTGCTGTTGAAGGATTAAAAAATATATCAAAGCCAGTAGAAGGAAAAGATTCTATAGCACATGTTGCATCAATTTCAGCGGCTGACGAGGAGATCGGTAACTTAATAGCTGAAGCAATGGATAAGGTCGGCAAAGATGGCGTAATAACAGTAGAAGAATCAAAGTCAATGAATACGACTATTGAAATAGTAGAAGGAATGCAGTTTGACAGAGGCTATATTTCACAGTACATGGTAACTGATACAGATAAGATGGAAGCAGTTTTGGATGATCCTTTAATACTTATTACAGACAAGAAGTTATCAAATATCCAAGACTTATTGCCACTTCTGGAACAAGTAGTACAACAAGGAAGGAAGCTTTTGATAATTGCAGATGATGTTGAAGGTGAAGCACTTGCAACATTAGTAGTAAATAAATTAAGAGGCACATTTACATGCGTTGCAGTAAAAGCTCCAGGATTTGGCGACAGAAGAAAAGAAATGCTTCAAGACATAGCTATCTTGACAGGTGGTCAAGTAATTTCTGAGGAAGTGGGCCTTGATCTTAAAGAAGCTAAAATAGACATGCTTGGTCGTGCAAGACAAGTAAAAGTAACAAAAGAAAACACTACAATAGTTGACGGCGCAGGAAATGCTGCAGACATAAAGAACAGAATAAATCAGATAAAAGTTCAAATCGAAGAGACGACATCTGATTACGATAGAGAAAAACTGCAAGAAAGATTGGCTAAGCTTTCTGGCGGTGTCGCAGTAATTCAAGCCGGTGCTGCTACAGAGACAGAGCTTAAAGAAAAGAAACACAGGATAGAAGACGCGCTTTCAGCTACGAGAGCTGCTGTTGAAGAAGGTATAGTTCCTGGTGGTGGTACAGCACTGTTAGATGTTATACCAGAAGTACAAAAAGTTGTCGATTCTTTAGAAGGTGACTTCAGAACAGGTGCTCAGATCGTACTTAGAGCATTAGAAGAACCAGTAAGGCAGATAGCAAGAAATGCTGGTGTAGACGGTTCAGTGATCATTGAGAAGATAAAAGAATCAAAAGACCCTGCTTTTGGTTATGATGCATACAAAGAAGAATTTGTAGACATGTTAAAAGCAGGTATAGTTGACCCAACAAAGGTTACGAGGTCAGCACTCCAAAATGCTGCATCTGTTGCGTCTATGATACTTACAACAGAAGCTGTTGTGGCAGACATACCAGAAAAGAATCCACCAGCTCCAGCACCAGGAGCAGGCATGGATATGATGTAA
- the guaB gene encoding IMP dehydrogenase, with the protein MADKFVKEGLTFDDVLLIPAKSDVLPKEVDTKTRLTNSIMLNIPLISAGMDTVTESSLAIAIAREGGIGIIHKNMPIERQALEVDRVKRSEHGVITNPFYLTPDHKIQDAVELMERYRISGVPITVGSKLMGIITNRDIRFESNLDRPIKEVMTKENLVTAPVGTTIDEAREILKKHKIEKLPLVDEDNNLKGLITIKDIEKAVEYPNSAKDSRGRLLVGAAVGVSADVMERVKALVDANVDVVVVDTAHGHSVGVLNTVEKIKNRFPDLQIIAGNVATAEATRDLIERGADCVKVGIGPGSICTTRVVAGIGVPQITAIYDCAEEADKYGIPVIADGGIKYSGDIVKAIAAGASTVMIGSLFAGTEESPGEVEIYQGRSYKVYRGMGSISAMKSGSSDRYFQEGMKKLVPEGVEGRVPYKGPLKDTVYQMIGGLRAGMGYCGVHNIEELRTKTKFIKITNAGLTESHPHDIIITKEAPNYSIK; encoded by the coding sequence ATGGCTGATAAATTCGTTAAAGAAGGACTGACATTTGATGATGTACTGCTTATACCGGCAAAATCTGATGTGCTGCCAAAGGAGGTCGACACTAAAACACGCCTTACAAATAGTATAATGTTGAATATACCATTGATTAGCGCAGGAATGGATACAGTGACAGAGTCTTCTCTAGCTATTGCCATAGCAAGAGAAGGAGGAATTGGCATAATACATAAAAATATGCCTATAGAAAGACAGGCTTTAGAAGTAGACAGAGTTAAAAGGTCGGAACACGGTGTTATCACAAATCCTTTCTATTTGACACCAGATCACAAGATACAAGATGCTGTAGAACTTATGGAGAGATATAGAATATCGGGAGTGCCTATAACAGTTGGCAGCAAACTTATGGGAATAATTACCAACAGAGACATAAGATTTGAAAGCAATTTAGACAGGCCGATTAAAGAGGTCATGACAAAAGAGAATTTAGTCACTGCACCTGTTGGGACTACTATAGATGAGGCTCGGGAAATACTTAAAAAGCATAAGATAGAGAAGTTGCCGCTTGTGGATGAAGACAACAATTTAAAAGGATTGATTACCATTAAAGATATTGAAAAGGCCGTAGAATATCCTAATTCTGCAAAAGATTCAAGAGGAAGATTGCTTGTTGGTGCTGCTGTAGGTGTTTCTGCAGACGTCATGGAAAGAGTAAAAGCATTGGTGGATGCAAATGTGGATGTTGTGGTTGTTGATACGGCTCATGGACATTCTGTCGGTGTCTTAAATACGGTAGAAAAGATAAAGAATAGATTTCCTGATCTGCAGATCATTGCTGGAAATGTGGCGACTGCAGAGGCTACAAGAGACTTAATAGAAAGAGGTGCTGATTGCGTTAAGGTTGGCATTGGACCTGGTTCGATTTGCACAACGAGAGTCGTAGCAGGCATTGGAGTTCCTCAGATTACAGCAATTTATGATTGTGCGGAAGAAGCCGATAAATATGGTATACCTGTAATCGCAGATGGTGGCATAAAGTACAGTGGAGACATTGTCAAAGCGATTGCTGCTGGTGCATCTACGGTAATGATTGGAAGTCTTTTTGCAGGGACTGAGGAAAGTCCTGGTGAAGTAGAAATATACCAAGGAAGAAGCTACAAAGTATATAGAGGAATGGGCTCAATATCAGCAATGAAAAGCGGAAGTTCTGATCGGTATTTCCAGGAAGGTATGAAAAAGCTTGTTCCCGAAGGTGTAGAAGGCAGAGTGCCGTACAAGGGACCTTTGAAGGATACTGTTTACCAGATGATTGGAGGTTTAAGGGCTGGAATGGGCTACTGCGGTGTCCACAACATTGAGGAGCTCAGGACGAAGACGAAATTTATAAAAATAACGAATGCAGGATTAACTGAAAGCCATCCACATGATATAATTATTACGAAGGAAGCTCCAAATTATAGTATTAAATAA